From the genome of Globicephala melas chromosome 16, mGloMel1.2, whole genome shotgun sequence, one region includes:
- the CDHR1 gene encoding cadherin-related family member 1 isoform X2, protein MGRGLRAVLALGLLFHRLAQANFAPYFFDNGVGSTNGNMALFSLPEDTPVGSHVYTLNGTDPEGDPVSYHISFDPSARSVFSVDPNFGNITLIEELDREREDEIEAIVSISDGLNLVAEKVTILVTDANDEAPRFIQEPYIVQVPEDTPAGSSIAKVRAVDRDTGSGGSVTYFLKNPHSTKFSVDRHSGVLRLQAGATLDYEKAPAHFIAVVAKDGGGRLRGASVVLSATTTVTVNVEDVQDMAPVFVGTPYYGYVYEDTLPGSEVLTVVAMDGDRGKPNRVLYSFVNGSDGAFEINETSGAISITQSPAQLRREAYELHVQVTEVSSAGTPAAQAMAPVTIRIVDLNNHPPTFYGESGPQNRFELSMYEHPPQGEILRGLKITVNDSDQGANAKFNLRLVGPGGIFRVVPQTVLNEAQVTIIVENSATIDFEKFKVLTFKLLAIEVNTPEKFSSTADIVIQLLDTNDNVPKFTSHYYIARIPENAPGGSNVLAVTAVDPDTGPWGEVKYSIYGSGADLFLIHPSSGIIYTQPWASLDAEDTARYNFYVKAEDMEGRYSLAEVFVTLLDVNDHYPQFGKSVQEKTMVLGTPVKIEATDQDAEEPNNLVDYSIIHAEPANVFDIDMHTGEIRLKNSIRSLDALHNITPSGDHTWSLEVQAKDRGSPSFSTTALLKIDVVDTEMLSRNPMAAFLMQTKDNPMKAVGVLAGIMAIIVAITVLISTATFWRNKKSNKVLPVRRVLRKRPSPAPRTAGVKWLKFRRTKAADRFVLREDPPNENCNNNSLGSAPPPKVPAPPPPPSTTPSMGPAHWMVPTVSGSLAPQQLHPSPKPKALAEHEAAGRPVQSALVSELRQKFEKKNVHNEAYF, encoded by the exons ATGGGGCGCGGCCTGCGGGCCGTCCTGGCCCTGGGGCTGCTGTTTCACCGCCTGG CCCAGGCCAACTTCGCCCCCTACTTTTTCGACAACGGGGTGGGCAGCACCAACGGAAACATGGCCCTCTTCAGCCTCCCGGAGGACACTCCTGTGG GCTCTCATGTGTACACCCTGAATGGAACAGACCCCGAGGGAGACCCCGTCTCCTACCACATCAGCTTTGACCCCAGCGCTAGAAGTGTCTTTTCGGTTGACCCCAATTTTGGAAACATAACCCTGATTGAAGAGCTGGACAGAGAG AGGGAGGACGAGATTGAAGCCATTGTCAGCATTTCCGACGGCCTGAATCTG GTGGCGGAAAAAGTCACTATCCTGGTGACGGATGCCAATGACGAGGCACCCAGGTTCATCCAGGAGCCCTACATTGTCCAGGTTCCCGAG GACACACCTGCTGGGAGCAGTATTGCCAAGGTCCGTGCAGTGGACAGGGACACAGGTTCTGGAGGGAGTGTCACCTACTTCCTGAAG AATCCACACTCCACCAAGTTTTCTGTGGACCGCCACAGTGGTGTACTCCGCCTCCAGGCTGGGGCCACCCTGGACTACGAGAAGGCCCCGGCCCACTTCATTGCTGTGGTTGCCAAG GATGGCGGAGGGAGGCTGCGAGGGGCCAGTGTGGTGCTCTCGGCCACCACCACGGTCACAGTCAACGTGGAGGACGTGCAGGACATGGCCCCTGTCTTCGTGGGCACGCCCTACTACGGCTATGTGTACGAGGACACCCTTCCG GGCTCAGAGGTCCTGACCGTCGTCGCCATGGATGGAGATCGCGGCAAACCCAACCGTGTTCTCTACAGCTTCGTGAACG GCAGTGATGGAGCCTTTGAAATTAATGAGACGTCTGGAGCAATCTCCATCACCCAGAGCCCTGCCCAGCTCCGGAGAGAGGCGTATGAGCTGCATGTACAG GTGACTGAGGTCAGCTCTGCAGGGACCCCAGCTGCCCAGGCCATGGCCCCTGTCACCATCCGGATTGTGGACCTCAACAACCATCCGCCGACATTCTATGGAGAGAGTGGACCCCAGAACAGATTTGAGCTGTCCATGTATGAGCACCCGCCCCAGGGGGAGATCCTGCGGGGCCTCAAGATCACTGTCAACGACTCAGACCAG GGAGCCAATGCCAAATTCAACCTGCGGCTGGTGGGACCCGGGGGCATCTTCCGAGTGGTCCCCCAGACGGTCCTGAATGAAGCCCAAGTGACGATCATTGTAGAGAACTCAGCCACCATTGACTTTGAAAAGTTCAAAGTGTTAACCTTCAAG ctcctggccatCGAAGTGAACACCCCAGAGAAGTTCAGCTCCACAGCGGACATCGTGATCCAGCTCCTGGACACCAATGACAATGTCCCCAAGTTCACGTCCCACTACTACATTGCCAGGATCCCCGAGAATGCCCCAGGGGGCTCCAACGTGTTGGCTGTCACA GCCGTCGATCCGGACACAGGTCCCTGGGGTGAAGTCAAATACTCCATCTATGGATCCGGGGCAGACCT CTTCCTGATCCACCCATCCTCTGGGATCATCTACACCCAGCCCTGGGCCAGCCTGGACGCCGAGGACACTGCCAGGTACAACTTCTACGTGAAGGCAGAGGACATGGAGGGCAGGTACAGCCTAGCCGAGGTGTTCGTCACGCTGCTGGATGTCAATGACCACTACCCCCAGTTTGGAAAGAGCGTCCAGGAGAAGACAATGGTGCTGGGGACCCCAGTGAAAATTGAG GCCACAGACCAGGACGCAGAGGAGCCCAACAACCTGGTAGACTATTCCATCATCCACGCAGAGCCAGCCAACGTGTTCGACATCGATATGCACACGGGGGAGATCCGGCTCAAGAACTCCATCCGCTCCCTGGATGCCCTGCACAACATCACGCCCAGCGGGGACCACACGTGGTCGCTAGAGGTGCAGGCCAAGGACCGCGGCTCCCCATCCTTCAGCACCACGGCCTTACTCAAGATTGACGTCGTAGACACTGAG ATGCTGTCCCGAAACCCCATGGCTGCCTTCCTGATGCAGACCAAAGACAACCCCATGAAGGCCGTGGGTGTGCTGGCCGGCATCATGGCCATTATTGTGGCCATAACCGTCCTCATCTCCACCGCCACCTTCTGGCGCAACAAGAAGTCCAACAAGGTCCTGCCGGTGCGGCGTGTGCTCCGCAAGCGGCCCAGCCCTGCACCCCGCACCGCCGGCGTCAAGTGGCTCAAGTTCAGAAGGACCAAGGCCGCTGACAGGTTTGTGCTCAGAGAGGATCCTCCCAATGAGAACTGCAACAACAACAGCCTGGGAAGTGCACCGCCCCCCAAAGTCCCcgctccccctccaccacccagcaCGACGCCCAGCATGGGACCAGCCCATTGGATGGTGCCTACAGTCTCTGGCTCCCTCGCCCCTCAGCAACTCCATCCATCACCAAAACCCAAGGCCTTGGCGGAACACGAGGCTGCGGGAAGACCCGTCCAGTCAGCTCTGGTCTCTGAGCTCAGGCAAAAGTTTGAGAAGAAGAATGTGCATAACGAGGCTTACTTCTAG
- the CDHR1 gene encoding cadherin-related family member 1 isoform X3 produces MGRGLRAVLALGLLFHRLAQANFAPYFFDNGVGSTNGNMALFSLPEDTPVGSHVYTLNGTDPEGDPVSYHISFDPSARSVFSVDPNFGNITLIEELDREREDEIEAIVSISDGLNLVAEKVTILVTDANDEAPRFIQEPYIVQVPEDTPAGSSIAKVRAVDRDTGSGGSVTYFLKDGGGRLRGASVVLSATTTVTVNVEDVQDMAPVFVGTPYYGYVYEDTLPGSEVLTVVAMDGDRGKPNRVLYSFVNGSDGAFEINETSGAISITQSPAQLRREAYELHVQVTEVSSAGTPAAQAMAPVTIRIVDLNNHPPTFYGESGPQNRFELSMYEHPPQGEILRGLKITVNDSDQGANAKFNLRLVGPGGIFRVVPQTVLNEAQVTIIVENSATIDFEKFKVLTFKLLAIEVNTPEKFSSTADIVIQLLDTNDNVPKFTSHYYIARIPENAPGGSNVLAVTAVDPDTGPWGEVKYSIYGSGADLFLIHPSSGIIYTQPWASLDAEDTARYNFYVKAEDMEGRYSLAEVFVTLLDVNDHYPQFGKSVQEKTMVLGTPVKIEATDQDAEEPNNLVDYSIIHAEPANVFDIDMHTGEIRLKNSIRSLDALHNITPSGDHTWSLEVQAKDRGSPSFSTTALLKIDVVDTEMLSRNPMAAFLMQTKDNPMKAVGVLAGIMAIIVAITVLISTATFWRNKKSNKVLPVRRVLRKRPSPAPRTAGVKWLKFRRTKAADRFVLREDPPNENCNNNSLGSAPPPKVPAPPPPPSTTPSMGPAHWMVPTVSGSLAPQQLHPSPKPKALAEHEAAGRPVQSALVSELRQKFEKKNVHNEAYF; encoded by the exons ATGGGGCGCGGCCTGCGGGCCGTCCTGGCCCTGGGGCTGCTGTTTCACCGCCTGG CCCAGGCCAACTTCGCCCCCTACTTTTTCGACAACGGGGTGGGCAGCACCAACGGAAACATGGCCCTCTTCAGCCTCCCGGAGGACACTCCTGTGG GCTCTCATGTGTACACCCTGAATGGAACAGACCCCGAGGGAGACCCCGTCTCCTACCACATCAGCTTTGACCCCAGCGCTAGAAGTGTCTTTTCGGTTGACCCCAATTTTGGAAACATAACCCTGATTGAAGAGCTGGACAGAGAG AGGGAGGACGAGATTGAAGCCATTGTCAGCATTTCCGACGGCCTGAATCTG GTGGCGGAAAAAGTCACTATCCTGGTGACGGATGCCAATGACGAGGCACCCAGGTTCATCCAGGAGCCCTACATTGTCCAGGTTCCCGAG GACACACCTGCTGGGAGCAGTATTGCCAAGGTCCGTGCAGTGGACAGGGACACAGGTTCTGGAGGGAGTGTCACCTACTTCCTGAAG GATGGCGGAGGGAGGCTGCGAGGGGCCAGTGTGGTGCTCTCGGCCACCACCACGGTCACAGTCAACGTGGAGGACGTGCAGGACATGGCCCCTGTCTTCGTGGGCACGCCCTACTACGGCTATGTGTACGAGGACACCCTTCCG GGCTCAGAGGTCCTGACCGTCGTCGCCATGGATGGAGATCGCGGCAAACCCAACCGTGTTCTCTACAGCTTCGTGAACG GCAGTGATGGAGCCTTTGAAATTAATGAGACGTCTGGAGCAATCTCCATCACCCAGAGCCCTGCCCAGCTCCGGAGAGAGGCGTATGAGCTGCATGTACAG GTGACTGAGGTCAGCTCTGCAGGGACCCCAGCTGCCCAGGCCATGGCCCCTGTCACCATCCGGATTGTGGACCTCAACAACCATCCGCCGACATTCTATGGAGAGAGTGGACCCCAGAACAGATTTGAGCTGTCCATGTATGAGCACCCGCCCCAGGGGGAGATCCTGCGGGGCCTCAAGATCACTGTCAACGACTCAGACCAG GGAGCCAATGCCAAATTCAACCTGCGGCTGGTGGGACCCGGGGGCATCTTCCGAGTGGTCCCCCAGACGGTCCTGAATGAAGCCCAAGTGACGATCATTGTAGAGAACTCAGCCACCATTGACTTTGAAAAGTTCAAAGTGTTAACCTTCAAG ctcctggccatCGAAGTGAACACCCCAGAGAAGTTCAGCTCCACAGCGGACATCGTGATCCAGCTCCTGGACACCAATGACAATGTCCCCAAGTTCACGTCCCACTACTACATTGCCAGGATCCCCGAGAATGCCCCAGGGGGCTCCAACGTGTTGGCTGTCACA GCCGTCGATCCGGACACAGGTCCCTGGGGTGAAGTCAAATACTCCATCTATGGATCCGGGGCAGACCT CTTCCTGATCCACCCATCCTCTGGGATCATCTACACCCAGCCCTGGGCCAGCCTGGACGCCGAGGACACTGCCAGGTACAACTTCTACGTGAAGGCAGAGGACATGGAGGGCAGGTACAGCCTAGCCGAGGTGTTCGTCACGCTGCTGGATGTCAATGACCACTACCCCCAGTTTGGAAAGAGCGTCCAGGAGAAGACAATGGTGCTGGGGACCCCAGTGAAAATTGAG GCCACAGACCAGGACGCAGAGGAGCCCAACAACCTGGTAGACTATTCCATCATCCACGCAGAGCCAGCCAACGTGTTCGACATCGATATGCACACGGGGGAGATCCGGCTCAAGAACTCCATCCGCTCCCTGGATGCCCTGCACAACATCACGCCCAGCGGGGACCACACGTGGTCGCTAGAGGTGCAGGCCAAGGACCGCGGCTCCCCATCCTTCAGCACCACGGCCTTACTCAAGATTGACGTCGTAGACACTGAG ATGCTGTCCCGAAACCCCATGGCTGCCTTCCTGATGCAGACCAAAGACAACCCCATGAAGGCCGTGGGTGTGCTGGCCGGCATCATGGCCATTATTGTGGCCATAACCGTCCTCATCTCCACCGCCACCTTCTGGCGCAACAAGAAGTCCAACAAGGTCCTGCCGGTGCGGCGTGTGCTCCGCAAGCGGCCCAGCCCTGCACCCCGCACCGCCGGCGTCAAGTGGCTCAAGTTCAGAAGGACCAAGGCCGCTGACAGGTTTGTGCTCAGAGAGGATCCTCCCAATGAGAACTGCAACAACAACAGCCTGGGAAGTGCACCGCCCCCCAAAGTCCCcgctccccctccaccacccagcaCGACGCCCAGCATGGGACCAGCCCATTGGATGGTGCCTACAGTCTCTGGCTCCCTCGCCCCTCAGCAACTCCATCCATCACCAAAACCCAAGGCCTTGGCGGAACACGAGGCTGCGGGAAGACCCGTCCAGTCAGCTCTGGTCTCTGAGCTCAGGCAAAAGTTTGAGAAGAAGAATGTGCATAACGAGGCTTACTTCTAG
- the CDHR1 gene encoding cadherin-related family member 1 isoform X1 encodes MVRVPDKPSPAGAHGRRWPRAPVGALGSGTGALACPRVGQTRDHAGAELSLRVFGCPLFCVLFLAQANFAPYFFDNGVGSTNGNMALFSLPEDTPVGSHVYTLNGTDPEGDPVSYHISFDPSARSVFSVDPNFGNITLIEELDREREDEIEAIVSISDGLNLVAEKVTILVTDANDEAPRFIQEPYIVQVPEDTPAGSSIAKVRAVDRDTGSGGSVTYFLKNPHSTKFSVDRHSGVLRLQAGATLDYEKAPAHFIAVVAKDGGGRLRGASVVLSATTTVTVNVEDVQDMAPVFVGTPYYGYVYEDTLPGSEVLTVVAMDGDRGKPNRVLYSFVNGSDGAFEINETSGAISITQSPAQLRREAYELHVQVTEVSSAGTPAAQAMAPVTIRIVDLNNHPPTFYGESGPQNRFELSMYEHPPQGEILRGLKITVNDSDQGANAKFNLRLVGPGGIFRVVPQTVLNEAQVTIIVENSATIDFEKFKVLTFKLLAIEVNTPEKFSSTADIVIQLLDTNDNVPKFTSHYYIARIPENAPGGSNVLAVTAVDPDTGPWGEVKYSIYGSGADLFLIHPSSGIIYTQPWASLDAEDTARYNFYVKAEDMEGRYSLAEVFVTLLDVNDHYPQFGKSVQEKTMVLGTPVKIEATDQDAEEPNNLVDYSIIHAEPANVFDIDMHTGEIRLKNSIRSLDALHNITPSGDHTWSLEVQAKDRGSPSFSTTALLKIDVVDTEMLSRNPMAAFLMQTKDNPMKAVGVLAGIMAIIVAITVLISTATFWRNKKSNKVLPVRRVLRKRPSPAPRTAGVKWLKFRRTKAADRFVLREDPPNENCNNNSLGSAPPPKVPAPPPPPSTTPSMGPAHWMVPTVSGSLAPQQLHPSPKPKALAEHEAAGRPVQSALVSELRQKFEKKNVHNEAYF; translated from the exons ATGGTGCGTGTCCCTGACAAGCCGAGCCCAGCCGGAGCCCACGGGAGGAGGTGGCCGAGGGCCCCGGTGGGCGCGCTGGGCTCTGGGACGGGAGCCCTCGCCTGCCCGCGGGTGGGCCAGACGCGCGACCACGCCGGTGCCGAGCTGTCCCTGCGCGTGTTCGGGTGTCCTCTGTTCTGTGTTCTCTTCCTAGCCCAGGCCAACTTCGCCCCCTACTTTTTCGACAACGGGGTGGGCAGCACCAACGGAAACATGGCCCTCTTCAGCCTCCCGGAGGACACTCCTGTGG GCTCTCATGTGTACACCCTGAATGGAACAGACCCCGAGGGAGACCCCGTCTCCTACCACATCAGCTTTGACCCCAGCGCTAGAAGTGTCTTTTCGGTTGACCCCAATTTTGGAAACATAACCCTGATTGAAGAGCTGGACAGAGAG AGGGAGGACGAGATTGAAGCCATTGTCAGCATTTCCGACGGCCTGAATCTG GTGGCGGAAAAAGTCACTATCCTGGTGACGGATGCCAATGACGAGGCACCCAGGTTCATCCAGGAGCCCTACATTGTCCAGGTTCCCGAG GACACACCTGCTGGGAGCAGTATTGCCAAGGTCCGTGCAGTGGACAGGGACACAGGTTCTGGAGGGAGTGTCACCTACTTCCTGAAG AATCCACACTCCACCAAGTTTTCTGTGGACCGCCACAGTGGTGTACTCCGCCTCCAGGCTGGGGCCACCCTGGACTACGAGAAGGCCCCGGCCCACTTCATTGCTGTGGTTGCCAAG GATGGCGGAGGGAGGCTGCGAGGGGCCAGTGTGGTGCTCTCGGCCACCACCACGGTCACAGTCAACGTGGAGGACGTGCAGGACATGGCCCCTGTCTTCGTGGGCACGCCCTACTACGGCTATGTGTACGAGGACACCCTTCCG GGCTCAGAGGTCCTGACCGTCGTCGCCATGGATGGAGATCGCGGCAAACCCAACCGTGTTCTCTACAGCTTCGTGAACG GCAGTGATGGAGCCTTTGAAATTAATGAGACGTCTGGAGCAATCTCCATCACCCAGAGCCCTGCCCAGCTCCGGAGAGAGGCGTATGAGCTGCATGTACAG GTGACTGAGGTCAGCTCTGCAGGGACCCCAGCTGCCCAGGCCATGGCCCCTGTCACCATCCGGATTGTGGACCTCAACAACCATCCGCCGACATTCTATGGAGAGAGTGGACCCCAGAACAGATTTGAGCTGTCCATGTATGAGCACCCGCCCCAGGGGGAGATCCTGCGGGGCCTCAAGATCACTGTCAACGACTCAGACCAG GGAGCCAATGCCAAATTCAACCTGCGGCTGGTGGGACCCGGGGGCATCTTCCGAGTGGTCCCCCAGACGGTCCTGAATGAAGCCCAAGTGACGATCATTGTAGAGAACTCAGCCACCATTGACTTTGAAAAGTTCAAAGTGTTAACCTTCAAG ctcctggccatCGAAGTGAACACCCCAGAGAAGTTCAGCTCCACAGCGGACATCGTGATCCAGCTCCTGGACACCAATGACAATGTCCCCAAGTTCACGTCCCACTACTACATTGCCAGGATCCCCGAGAATGCCCCAGGGGGCTCCAACGTGTTGGCTGTCACA GCCGTCGATCCGGACACAGGTCCCTGGGGTGAAGTCAAATACTCCATCTATGGATCCGGGGCAGACCT CTTCCTGATCCACCCATCCTCTGGGATCATCTACACCCAGCCCTGGGCCAGCCTGGACGCCGAGGACACTGCCAGGTACAACTTCTACGTGAAGGCAGAGGACATGGAGGGCAGGTACAGCCTAGCCGAGGTGTTCGTCACGCTGCTGGATGTCAATGACCACTACCCCCAGTTTGGAAAGAGCGTCCAGGAGAAGACAATGGTGCTGGGGACCCCAGTGAAAATTGAG GCCACAGACCAGGACGCAGAGGAGCCCAACAACCTGGTAGACTATTCCATCATCCACGCAGAGCCAGCCAACGTGTTCGACATCGATATGCACACGGGGGAGATCCGGCTCAAGAACTCCATCCGCTCCCTGGATGCCCTGCACAACATCACGCCCAGCGGGGACCACACGTGGTCGCTAGAGGTGCAGGCCAAGGACCGCGGCTCCCCATCCTTCAGCACCACGGCCTTACTCAAGATTGACGTCGTAGACACTGAG ATGCTGTCCCGAAACCCCATGGCTGCCTTCCTGATGCAGACCAAAGACAACCCCATGAAGGCCGTGGGTGTGCTGGCCGGCATCATGGCCATTATTGTGGCCATAACCGTCCTCATCTCCACCGCCACCTTCTGGCGCAACAAGAAGTCCAACAAGGTCCTGCCGGTGCGGCGTGTGCTCCGCAAGCGGCCCAGCCCTGCACCCCGCACCGCCGGCGTCAAGTGGCTCAAGTTCAGAAGGACCAAGGCCGCTGACAGGTTTGTGCTCAGAGAGGATCCTCCCAATGAGAACTGCAACAACAACAGCCTGGGAAGTGCACCGCCCCCCAAAGTCCCcgctccccctccaccacccagcaCGACGCCCAGCATGGGACCAGCCCATTGGATGGTGCCTACAGTCTCTGGCTCCCTCGCCCCTCAGCAACTCCATCCATCACCAAAACCCAAGGCCTTGGCGGAACACGAGGCTGCGGGAAGACCCGTCCAGTCAGCTCTGGTCTCTGAGCTCAGGCAAAAGTTTGAGAAGAAGAATGTGCATAACGAGGCTTACTTCTAG